A stretch of Carnobacterium iners DNA encodes these proteins:
- a CDS encoding IS1380 family transposase: MITLQEKAMKFNNHLYVSHTGGRLSSDSGLILVDELMDTFHFEELSKKLISYNENRRYWKHTNHKILKQLILQLIAGYKVDSSATILQYDPVLQTLSQEECLASQPTISRFLDRITDQTINDLQTFNQTLIDQARFVRNDMNMIIDLDSTHSDTFGIQEQTDYNAHYRTNGYHPLVAFDGLTGDFLKAKLRSGNQYTSKGVKEFLEPLLDHYNQAVPTTDILVRGDSGFATPDIYELCEEYGSNFVIRLKHNNNLYRLAEEFVYYDDNYPWNEKEEYYYSVSYQAASWSKSRRVCIQSIREMGELLFKHTFIVTNFSENISSKQVFETYKKRGAMENYIKEAKNGFYFDKTDSPKFIENHARMMISVLAYNLINFLRTTCFDKNYKGLQINTIRLRLFKVAGKLVSTAREMYLKISSSHVYQAEFYAVFNRIQRIRHYI; encoded by the coding sequence ATGATTACTTTACAAGAAAAAGCAATGAAATTCAATAACCATTTATATGTCTCTCATACAGGTGGTCGTTTATCGAGTGATTCAGGATTAATTTTAGTTGATGAATTAATGGATACTTTTCATTTTGAAGAATTGTCAAAAAAACTCATTTCATATAATGAAAATCGTCGCTATTGGAAACACACTAACCATAAAATTTTAAAACAACTAATTCTTCAACTAATTGCTGGCTATAAAGTTGATTCGTCTGCGACTATCTTACAGTATGATCCAGTATTACAAACTCTATCACAAGAAGAGTGTTTGGCTTCTCAACCGACTATCTCTCGGTTTCTTGATCGCATTACAGACCAAACGATTAATGATTTACAAACCTTTAATCAAACATTAATTGACCAAGCGAGATTTGTTCGCAATGATATGAATATGATTATTGATTTGGATTCTACACACTCTGATACCTTCGGTATTCAGGAACAAACAGATTATAATGCCCACTATCGAACGAACGGTTATCATCCATTAGTCGCATTCGATGGATTAACGGGCGATTTTTTAAAAGCTAAACTTCGTTCAGGAAATCAATACACGTCTAAAGGAGTTAAAGAGTTTCTTGAACCGTTATTAGATCATTATAATCAAGCAGTCCCTACGACAGATATTTTAGTGCGTGGAGATAGTGGATTTGCAACACCTGATATTTATGAGTTATGCGAAGAATATGGGTCAAACTTTGTCATTCGCCTAAAACATAATAATAATTTATACCGATTAGCAGAAGAGTTTGTGTATTACGACGATAATTATCCTTGGAATGAAAAAGAAGAATACTATTATTCCGTTTCCTATCAAGCAGCGTCTTGGTCTAAATCGCGTAGAGTATGCATTCAATCCATTCGAGAAATGGGTGAATTACTTTTCAAGCATACGTTTATTGTCACAAATTTTTCAGAAAATATTTCATCAAAACAAGTTTTTGAGACGTATAAAAAGCGTGGTGCTATGGAAAACTACATTAAAGAAGCAAAAAATGGTTTCTATTTTGATAAGACAGATAGCCCTAAATTTATTGAAAATCATGCACGTATGATGATAAGTGTCCTTGCATACAACCTAATCAATTTTTTGCGTACAACTTGTTTTGATAAAAATTATAAAGGACTTCAAATTAATACGATTCGTCTTCGCTTATTCAAAGTAGCTGGCAAACTAGTGAGTACTGCGAGAGAAATGTATCTAAAAATTTCTAGTTCGCATGTTTATCAAGCGGAGTTTTATGCCGTCTTTAATCGAATCCAAAGGATTCGGCATTACATTTAA
- a CDS encoding GGDEF domain-containing protein has translation MKKITTKYSDLSKSQLIKLVEEMEETFYQISNDKNETELLSFPWIGNLGQWHWMVENNLLLFNEKKLTNLGYEREEIPEEVGFEFFTSKLHPDDYERVMEDMRKYLRHASDVYEVEYRIQTKDGNYIWYYDRGTITKENEDGEPLIISGIVFDITKRKVLEEELKESNEKLKQLVDIDELTGAFTRRYMLNKIENEIQRYNTEKLCFSLIMLDIDNFKLVNDNLGHNIGDTVLKDFVEIVEKPLRVKDSLSRWGGEEFLILLPATNLSDAVKIANEIRVGLNHTCMNDAGIVTASIGVSNYYEGDSTDNAIKRVDDLMYQAKYDDRNCIKY, from the coding sequence ATGAAGAAAATTACTACTAAATATAGTGATTTATCTAAATCGCAACTGATAAAACTTGTTGAAGAAATGGAAGAGACTTTTTATCAGATAAGCAATGATAAAAATGAAACCGAATTGCTTTCCTTTCCATGGATAGGAAATTTAGGACAATGGCATTGGATGGTTGAAAATAATCTATTATTATTTAATGAAAAAAAATTGACAAACTTAGGATACGAGAGAGAAGAGATACCAGAAGAAGTCGGATTTGAATTCTTTACTTCAAAATTACACCCGGATGATTACGAAAGAGTGATGGAAGATATGCGGAAATATTTAAGGCACGCAAGTGATGTCTATGAAGTAGAGTATAGGATTCAAACTAAGGATGGCAATTATATTTGGTATTATGATAGAGGAACAATCACTAAAGAGAATGAGGACGGAGAACCCTTGATTATTTCAGGGATTGTATTTGATATCACTAAAAGAAAAGTTTTGGAAGAAGAATTAAAGGAATCTAATGAGAAGTTAAAACAATTAGTTGATATCGATGAACTTACAGGAGCTTTTACCAGAAGATATATGCTAAATAAAATAGAGAATGAAATCCAACGTTATAATACGGAGAAGTTATGTTTTTCATTAATTATGCTTGATATTGACAATTTCAAACTAGTAAATGATAATTTAGGGCATAATATTGGGGATACGGTTTTAAAAGACTTTGTAGAAATAGTTGAGAAACCATTGAGGGTAAAAGACAGTTTATCTCGCTGGGGTGGTGAGGAATTCCTCATATTATTACCAGCTACTAACTTATCTGATGCTGTTAAGATAGCAAATGAGATAAGAGTTGGATTAAACCACACATGCATGAATGATGCAGGTATAGTAACAGCAAGTATTGGAGTTTCAAATTACTATGAGGGTGATTCTACAGATAATGCAATTAAAAGGGTTGATGATTTAATGTATCAGGCAAAATATGATGATAGAAATTGTATTAAATATTAA
- a CDS encoding RidA family protein — translation MTNYNAVLGRNTEDAPKNIGPYSQSVAYSHYNNFSAQLPIDPKTGELVVGGVKEQAEQCFKNIKAVVNSIDHIMNDIVKVTIYVKNIKDVDAIDEVYKTVFTNYLPTRTVVAVAALPMDALVQVDALLSYGEGTIPNAPQSGDLIKLTNNTSNAPMSALSTQAVAFSHYNNLSTQLPIDPKSGRLVTGGVKEQAAQALKNIKAILESIDVPFDDIVKINIFLKNFSDIDAVNEVYTTFFPDSAIARAVAYVPARTVIAATALPMDALVQIEAVVSHGDGTPPQLVEDRHGLIIEANNTKNAPTSPLSSQTVAFSHYNHLSAQLPIDSKTGEMVVGGVKEQVAQCLKNIKEIIESVDHKMADVVKVNVFLKNITDIDAVNEAYTTFFPEGTPARTVIGVSALPGDALVQIDAVVSNAEGTPPVA, via the coding sequence ATGACTAACTATAATGCAGTACTAGGAAGAAATACAGAAGATGCTCCAAAAAATATTGGACCTTATTCACAATCTGTAGCATACTCTCACTACAATAACTTTTCGGCTCAATTGCCTATCGATCCAAAAACAGGCGAATTAGTAGTTGGTGGCGTAAAAGAGCAAGCTGAACAATGTTTTAAAAATATTAAAGCAGTTGTAAACAGCATCGACCACATTATGAACGATATTGTTAAAGTAACAATCTATGTTAAAAATATTAAAGATGTTGACGCTATTGACGAAGTTTACAAAACAGTTTTCACAAACTATCTTCCTACACGTACAGTAGTTGCAGTTGCAGCTTTACCAATGGATGCTTTAGTACAAGTTGACGCACTTCTTTCATATGGAGAAGGTACGATTCCTAATGCACCGCAATCAGGCGACTTGATCAAATTGACAAACAACACATCAAATGCACCAATGAGCGCTTTATCTACACAAGCTGTTGCCTTTTCTCACTACAATAACCTGTCAACTCAATTACCTATTGATCCTAAATCTGGTAGATTAGTAACTGGTGGAGTAAAAGAGCAAGCTGCGCAAGCATTAAAAAATATCAAAGCTATCTTAGAAAGTATTGACGTTCCTTTTGATGATATTGTTAAAATTAATATTTTCCTTAAAAACTTCTCAGATATCGATGCTGTAAACGAAGTATATACTACATTCTTCCCAGACTCAGCTATCGCTAGAGCAGTAGCTTATGTTCCTGCACGCACAGTTATTGCAGCAACAGCTTTACCAATGGATGCTTTAGTACAAATTGAAGCGGTAGTATCACACGGAGACGGTACTCCACCACAACTTGTCGAAGACAGACATGGACTAATCATTGAAGCAAACAATACAAAAAATGCTCCAACTAGTCCTTTATCTTCACAAACTGTAGCGTTCTCTCATTACAACCACCTTTCTGCTCAATTGCCTATTGATTCAAAAACAGGCGAAATGGTAGTTGGCGGCGTAAAAGAGCAAGTTGCACAATGCTTGAAGAATATCAAGGAAATTATTGAAAGTGTCGACCATAAAATGGCAGACGTTGTTAAAGTAAATGTATTCCTTAAAAATATTACAGATATTGATGCTGTAAACGAAGCTTATACAACATTCTTCCCTGAGGGCACTCCTGCTCGTACAGTAATCGGTGTATCTGCTTTACCTGGTGACGCTTTAGTACAAATTGATGCTGTTGTATCAAACGCTGAAGGAACACCTCCAGTAGCATAA
- a CDS encoding arsenate reductase ArsC: MKKTVAFICVHNSCRSQMAEGWAKKLGSDVLEAYSAGTENYPEVKPLAVEVMEAAGVDMSSHKPKLLSDIPKELDVLITMGCNVDCPNVPSKHREDWGLDDPSGGPIEDFRETRNTIKEKVEELINRIENNEL; encoded by the coding sequence ATGAAAAAAACAGTAGCCTTTATTTGCGTACACAATTCATGCCGATCACAAATGGCAGAAGGATGGGCAAAAAAACTAGGGAGCGATGTTCTAGAAGCCTATTCAGCAGGGACAGAAAACTATCCTGAAGTAAAACCATTAGCAGTAGAAGTGATGGAAGCAGCAGGGGTAGACATGAGCAGCCACAAACCAAAATTATTATCTGATATACCAAAAGAGTTGGATGTCCTAATAACAATGGGTTGTAATGTAGACTGTCCAAACGTTCCTAGTAAGCATAGGGAAGATTGGGGACTCGATGACCCTTCAGGCGGACCAATCGAAGATTTTAGAGAAACCAGAAATACAATAAAAGAAAAAGTAGAAGAGTTAATCAATAGAATAGAAAATAATGAACTTTAA
- a CDS encoding tocopherol cyclase family protein gives MNKKRANAILFQGDLNKKPYFEGWYYKQVSNNGKQIISLIPGISLSEVDSHSFVQYIMTMQGEDGKKKTETGYISYPLSAFDYQEEPFQLKIGPNIFTQSKVKVDLKNEQLTLNGTVEFGKFTPIKQTALTPNIMGFFSYFPLMQCSHGIVSMNHSLTGSFTVNEEKFDFSAGKGYIERDWGISFPREYVWIQSNHFENNGTSLFFSEAHIPFMKTAFQGFICNLVVDNKEHRFATYHRDKCEIEKIDEQHVAIILENKTAKLRIKAEITNPGELIAPTLSGMQKVIKEELGGAVKIDLYLKEEKTHYKDETTSAGIEIVDHTED, from the coding sequence ATGAATAAGAAACGGGCAAATGCTATTTTATTTCAAGGTGACTTGAATAAGAAACCGTATTTTGAAGGATGGTATTACAAACAAGTTTCAAACAATGGAAAACAAATTATCAGTTTAATTCCAGGGATTAGCCTTAGCGAAGTGGATTCACATAGTTTTGTGCAATACATTATGACAATGCAAGGAGAGGACGGTAAAAAAAAGACAGAGACTGGATACATAAGCTATCCACTAAGCGCTTTTGATTACCAAGAAGAACCTTTTCAATTAAAGATTGGGCCTAATATCTTTACACAATCAAAAGTAAAAGTAGATTTAAAAAACGAACAACTAACACTAAACGGAACGGTTGAGTTTGGTAAATTTACTCCGATAAAACAGACTGCTTTAACACCAAATATTATGGGCTTTTTTTCTTACTTTCCATTAATGCAGTGCTCTCACGGCATTGTGAGTATGAATCACTCTTTAACGGGTTCATTTACTGTTAACGAAGAAAAATTTGATTTCTCAGCGGGGAAAGGTTATATCGAAAGAGATTGGGGAATATCTTTTCCACGTGAATATGTCTGGATTCAATCAAATCATTTTGAAAATAATGGGACCAGTTTATTTTTTTCAGAAGCTCATATTCCTTTTATGAAAACAGCCTTTCAAGGTTTTATTTGTAATTTAGTTGTAGACAATAAAGAACACCGGTTTGCTACTTACCATCGAGATAAGTGTGAAATTGAAAAAATAGATGAACAGCATGTTGCGATCATTTTAGAAAATAAAACGGCAAAATTAAGAATTAAAGCTGAAATAACCAATCCAGGAGAATTAATAGCTCCGACTTTATCTGGTATGCAAAAAGTGATAAAAGAAGAGTTAGGCGGAGCTGTAAAAATAGACTTATACTTAAAAGAAGAGAAGACGCACTACAAAGATGAAACGACTTCTGCAGGTATTGAGATAGTAGACCATACAGAAGATTAA
- a CDS encoding glycosyltransferase family 8 protein, with protein sequence MFDETEVTIISAANEEFVPHLATLFLSLLQTKKRDTILNFYVIDDHIALVSKEKLNRMINEYDATISYLQIDTVEFDDMVESDRIPTTAYFRIAIPNFLKSTDIKRAIYLDCDIIALQPIEDIWAVDLGDKLLAAVEDAGFHQRLDAMEIDAKSNTYFNSGVMIIDIDKWRAEKISEQVLAFASKNQEELKFHDQDALNAILHDRWLILHPKWNAQAYILLDEKEHPTKIGKMEYDEARSDPALVHYSGHVKPWCKESTHPYRENYLTLREQTPFPIE encoded by the coding sequence ATGTTTGATGAAACCGAAGTAACCATTATCTCTGCTGCAAATGAAGAGTTTGTGCCACATTTAGCTACACTCTTTTTATCGCTCTTACAAACAAAAAAAAGGGACACTATTCTAAATTTTTATGTCATTGATGACCATATTGCTTTAGTTTCAAAAGAAAAATTGAACCGAATGATAAATGAATACGATGCTACGATTAGTTATTTACAAATTGATACAGTAGAGTTTGATGACATGGTCGAAAGTGACCGAATTCCTACAACTGCCTATTTCCGTATTGCTATTCCTAACTTTTTAAAGAGTACGGATATCAAGAGAGCTATTTATTTAGACTGTGATATTATTGCTTTGCAACCGATTGAAGATATTTGGGCTGTCGATCTGGGTGATAAGTTGTTGGCAGCCGTAGAGGATGCCGGTTTTCATCAACGCTTAGATGCTATGGAAATAGATGCAAAAAGCAATACTTATTTTAATTCAGGTGTTATGATTATTGACATTGATAAGTGGCGTGCTGAAAAAATATCAGAACAAGTTTTAGCTTTTGCCTCAAAAAATCAAGAGGAATTAAAGTTTCATGATCAAGACGCATTAAATGCTATCCTGCACGATCGCTGGTTAATCTTGCATCCTAAATGGAATGCACAAGCTTATATTTTGTTAGATGAAAAAGAACATCCAACAAAGATTGGAAAAATGGAGTACGATGAAGCTCGTAGTGACCCCGCATTAGTTCATTATAGTGGACACGTTAAGCCGTGGTGTAAAGAGTCCACTCACCCGTACAGAGAAAACTACCTAACTCTTAGAGAACAAACACCTTTTCCTATTGAATAA
- a CDS encoding ROK family transcriptional regulator, with protein MKRGTFQLMKSVNKSTILNKIRLCEPLSRAKIAQETGITPPTVSSIVKELIAENLVEESILGESRGGRKPTMLLIKRNGHYIIGIDAGSNVIKGVATDLVGTILSETEIKILPHISKEYFLQTLKEVARTIFSGIKDKKKIVGIGVAMHGVVDVSAGVSLYSSNSGLRDIPIKEELEKEFNVMVMVENNSRTMALGEYWFGDHEEVDSLVAINIGRGVGSGIVDKGRLYYGAQDIAGEMGHMVMELNGRLCSCGNRGCFETFVTGDAIVKRAKEQIKDAPADLTAEDVYLYAKENKLDYLAILEETGQLIGIGVVNLIHMLNPNKIVLGGGVLNSEEFLMPAIHRTIQERALTEKARMNTNIEVSMLGKNATILGAVALLLAEIF; from the coding sequence ATGAAACGTGGGACATTTCAATTAATGAAATCAGTTAATAAATCAACAATACTAAATAAAATTCGCTTATGCGAACCGTTATCACGTGCTAAAATTGCACAAGAGACAGGAATTACGCCCCCTACTGTTAGCAGTATCGTTAAGGAACTAATTGCTGAAAACTTAGTTGAAGAAAGTATCCTTGGTGAATCTAGGGGGGGAAGAAAACCAACCATGCTTTTAATCAAGCGAAATGGGCATTATATTATTGGGATAGACGCTGGTTCAAATGTAATTAAAGGCGTTGCTACTGATCTAGTGGGAACAATATTATCTGAAACAGAAATAAAAATATTGCCCCATATTAGCAAAGAATATTTTTTACAAACATTAAAAGAAGTTGCTCGGACAATCTTTTCAGGAATCAAGGACAAAAAGAAAATAGTAGGGATAGGCGTTGCTATGCATGGTGTAGTAGATGTTTCAGCAGGTGTTTCACTCTATTCTTCTAATTCAGGCTTACGCGATATTCCGATTAAAGAAGAACTTGAAAAAGAATTTAACGTAATGGTTATGGTAGAAAATAATTCACGGACAATGGCATTAGGGGAATACTGGTTTGGCGATCATGAAGAAGTAGATAGTTTAGTGGCAATCAATATCGGAAGAGGTGTCGGCTCGGGGATAGTAGACAAAGGTCGACTATACTATGGAGCGCAAGACATTGCTGGTGAAATGGGCCATATGGTAATGGAGTTGAATGGCAGATTGTGTAGCTGCGGCAATAGAGGCTGTTTTGAGACATTTGTTACGGGTGATGCCATTGTTAAACGAGCAAAAGAACAAATAAAAGACGCACCCGCTGATCTAACAGCTGAAGATGTCTATTTGTATGCAAAAGAAAATAAACTAGACTATCTTGCTATTTTAGAGGAAACTGGCCAACTGATTGGTATCGGCGTAGTTAACTTGATTCATATGCTAAACCCTAATAAAATTGTTTTAGGAGGTGGGGTCTTGAATAGCGAAGAATTCTTGATGCCAGCTATCCATCGTACGATTCAAGAACGTGCATTGACTGAAAAAGCAAGGATGAATACGAATATTGAAGTATCTATGCTAGGAAAGAATGCAACAATATTAGGCGCAGTAGCATTATTATTAGCAGAAATTTTTTAA
- a CDS encoding DUF871 domain-containing protein, whose protein sequence is MRRLGISVYPNHSEVEEVKAYIELASKYNFKRIFTCLLSVEGNKEKVIKEFKEIIAVAKDNEMEVIADVSPQLFEELGISYTDLSFFKEIGANGIRLDNGFTGNEESVMTFNPQGLKIELNVSNGTKYLENILSYQANPSNLYGCHNFYPHKYTGLGYDHFIATSKQYKEQGIKTAAFVSSKTATIGPWPVSEGLCTLEMHRELPIVTQAKHLWATELIDDVIIGNAFASEEELKALSEIDPYQLILNCELVEEIPETEQKIVLEEPHYNRGDVSDYVIRSTQSRVKYSGHEFPAFNTPAIKKGDILIESSLYARYAGELQVARLPMENSGRTNVVGWVVEEEVFLLDLIKPWQKFKFHQKRINLIKVNTSVA, encoded by the coding sequence TTGAGAAGATTAGGAATTTCAGTTTATCCCAACCACAGTGAAGTAGAAGAGGTAAAGGCGTATATTGAACTAGCTTCAAAATACAACTTCAAACGAATCTTTACTTGTCTACTATCGGTAGAAGGAAATAAAGAAAAAGTCATTAAAGAATTCAAAGAAATTATCGCAGTTGCTAAAGACAACGAAATGGAAGTCATTGCAGATGTTAGCCCACAGCTTTTTGAAGAATTAGGGATTAGTTATACTGATTTATCTTTTTTTAAAGAAATAGGTGCAAATGGAATTCGTTTAGATAATGGTTTTACAGGAAATGAAGAGTCAGTTATGACGTTTAATCCACAAGGATTGAAAATAGAACTGAATGTTAGTAATGGAACAAAATACTTAGAGAATATTTTAAGTTATCAAGCAAATCCATCTAATTTGTATGGGTGCCATAATTTTTATCCTCATAAATACACAGGTCTAGGTTATGATCACTTTATAGCAACAAGCAAACAATACAAAGAGCAAGGAATTAAAACAGCTGCTTTTGTTAGTTCTAAGACAGCTACCATTGGTCCATGGCCCGTAAGTGAAGGCTTATGTACCTTGGAGATGCACCGCGAACTACCTATTGTGACACAAGCTAAACACTTATGGGCAACGGAATTAATTGATGACGTTATTATTGGAAACGCTTTTGCATCTGAGGAAGAACTAAAGGCTTTAAGCGAAATAGATCCATACCAATTGATTCTTAATTGTGAACTAGTTGAAGAAATTCCTGAAACAGAACAGAAAATTGTGTTAGAAGAACCTCACTATAACCGTGGTGACGTTTCAGATTATGTTATCCGCTCAACTCAAAGTCGTGTGAAATATAGTGGACATGAATTTCCAGCATTTAATACACCAGCAATCAAAAAAGGAGATATTTTAATCGAAAGTTCTCTTTACGCTCGTTATGCAGGTGAATTGCAAGTTGCGCGTTTACCAATGGAAAATTCAGGTAGAACAAATGTAGTTGGATGGGTTGTGGAAGAAGAAGTCTTCTTATTAGATTTAATCAAACCATGGCAAAAATTCAAGTTTCACCAAAAAAGAATTAATCTAATAAAAGTTAACACTAGTGTTGCATGA
- a CDS encoding IS4 family transposase: MDKYKTNSAFNKWFSSIKLNLLPSSIQKKIVDFDKYHKKLSFFQALQLFLHGINDEKESLREMDAAFVSKELQKEMCMTSISYSQLSRTLSKIDSEILLAIFSQLVSQAKNKRPVTKRNSLYLIDSSTFSLNQNLYQWADFRKTKSGVKLHLKLCFMDNEHLYPDEFTLTNAVEHDTNQLEVLVNQPEATYVFDRGYLDFERLDTMHSQGYFFVTRIKKNTKVHVLEPLVASKSESVISDQMVALGAQNHLTSRFRLVTVQDKKGKTLQFITNRFDCSSTDIAEMYKARWQIELFFKHIKQHMTIKKFFSRSEKGVVNQLILAMIASLLTYLIKLKTKSKQSVFQIKRFFRYLLFQPAEEWFNLLIPT, from the coding sequence ATGGATAAGTATAAAACAAATTCTGCTTTTAATAAATGGTTTTCTTCCATTAAGCTAAATCTTTTACCAAGCTCTATTCAAAAAAAGATTGTTGACTTTGATAAATACCATAAGAAACTTAGTTTCTTCCAAGCTCTTCAACTTTTTCTTCATGGAATCAATGACGAAAAAGAAAGTCTTAGAGAGATGGATGCGGCTTTTGTTTCGAAAGAACTTCAAAAAGAAATGTGTATGACTAGTATCAGTTATTCTCAGCTCTCTAGAACTCTCTCAAAAATAGATTCAGAGATTCTTTTAGCCATTTTTAGTCAGCTAGTTAGTCAGGCTAAAAATAAAAGGCCCGTAACGAAACGAAATAGTCTCTACCTAATTGATTCTTCGACGTTTTCACTTAACCAAAACCTTTATCAATGGGCTGATTTTCGTAAAACAAAATCAGGAGTTAAGCTTCACTTAAAACTTTGCTTTATGGATAATGAACATCTTTACCCAGATGAATTCACACTGACTAACGCCGTCGAGCACGATACAAATCAGTTAGAAGTATTGGTTAATCAACCTGAAGCGACTTATGTGTTTGATCGCGGTTACCTTGATTTTGAACGATTAGATACGATGCACTCGCAGGGCTACTTCTTTGTGACAAGAATCAAAAAGAATACAAAAGTTCATGTTTTAGAACCATTAGTAGCTTCCAAGAGTGAGTCCGTTATCAGCGACCAAATGGTCGCATTAGGTGCTCAGAACCATCTAACGTCCAGATTTCGTTTAGTAACCGTTCAAGACAAAAAGGGGAAAACTCTCCAGTTTATTACCAATCGTTTTGACTGCTCCTCTACTGACATTGCAGAAATGTACAAAGCACGTTGGCAAATAGAGCTGTTCTTCAAGCATATTAAACAACATATGACGATTAAAAAGTTTTTTTCGAGAAGTGAAAAAGGGGTTGTCAATCAGCTGATTTTAGCCATGATTGCCAGTTTATTAACCTATTTGATTAAGTTAAAAACAAAAAGTAAACAGTCTGTTTTCCAAATCAAACGATTTTTTCGTTATCTGTTATTTCAACCGGCAGAAGAATGGTTTAATCTTTTGATACCGACTTAG
- a CDS encoding PTS sugar transporter subunit IIC produces MDHFIAFMEKHFIPHAAKIGAQRHLVAIRDAFVVTMPLLILGSLAVLLNNLPIPFFQDFMNNAFGEELWKSFGGAIWSGTFGILSVFIAFLVARNLAHGYGKDGISAGVVSLASFFTIGGATGMSSNGLFIALIIALVSAEIFSRLVGNEKLVIEMPEGVPPAVARSFAALLPAIITVSIFGLIYTMFRAFGVTDIVTSFYNLVQKPFLGLANTLPSAILLAFITPFLWFFGLHGANMIEPLMQSINAPAITANAEALANGDIAPFIVNKPFFDSFVNLGGTGATLGLIIAIFLFGRRNKAYKIVTGLSTAPGLFNINEPMMFGLPIVLNPIMFIPFISTPVVLVIVAYFATSFGLVPAAVTMPPWVTPPIIGGVLATQSIAGGVLAAVNLTISVLIYAPFVKIAEIQALKREAEATEV; encoded by the coding sequence ATGGATCATTTTATAGCATTTATGGAAAAACACTTTATCCCTCACGCAGCTAAAATAGGGGCACAACGTCACCTAGTAGCTATCCGGGACGCTTTCGTCGTCACTATGCCATTATTAATTTTAGGATCATTAGCTGTATTGTTGAATAACCTGCCTATCCCATTTTTTCAAGACTTTATGAACAATGCGTTCGGTGAAGAACTTTGGAAGAGTTTTGGTGGAGCAATATGGAGTGGGACATTTGGTATCTTATCTGTCTTCATAGCCTTCTTAGTTGCCCGTAACTTAGCACATGGTTATGGCAAAGATGGTATCTCAGCTGGTGTCGTTTCGCTTGCTTCCTTCTTTACTATTGGTGGAGCAACCGGTATGTCTTCAAACGGCTTATTTATCGCGTTGATTATTGCTTTAGTATCAGCTGAAATTTTCTCTCGTTTAGTTGGAAATGAAAAACTGGTTATAGAAATGCCTGAAGGAGTTCCACCAGCTGTTGCTCGTTCCTTCGCAGCCTTGTTACCTGCCATTATTACTGTTAGTATTTTTGGCTTAATCTATACAATGTTTAGAGCTTTTGGGGTCACTGATATCGTTACATCATTCTACAATCTTGTTCAAAAACCGTTTCTTGGGTTAGCTAATACATTGCCATCAGCTATCTTATTAGCTTTTATTACACCTTTCTTATGGTTCTTTGGGTTACACGGTGCGAATATGATCGAACCTTTGATGCAATCAATCAATGCACCTGCGATTACCGCGAATGCTGAAGCTTTGGCAAACGGAGATATTGCACCATTTATCGTAAATAAGCCATTCTTTGATAGTTTTGTAAACTTAGGTGGTACAGGTGCAACATTAGGTTTAATTATTGCCATTTTCCTTTTTGGACGTCGCAATAAAGCTTATAAAATCGTTACAGGGTTGAGTACAGCACCAGGATTATTTAATATAAATGAGCCAATGATGTTTGGTTTACCAATCGTATTAAATCCGATTATGTTTATTCCGTTTATATCAACACCAGTTGTATTAGTAATTGTAGCCTATTTTGCAACATCATTTGGATTAGTACCTGCAGCAGTCACAATGCCACCCTGGGTAACACCACCAATAATCGGCGGTGTACTTGCTACACAAAGTATTGCTGGCGGAGTATTAGCAGCCGTAAATTTAACTATCTCAGTCTTAATATATGCTCCATTTGTTAAAATAGCCGAAATACAAGCTTTAAAAAGAGAAGCAGAAGCAACAGAAGTTTAA